Proteins from one Oryza sativa Japonica Group chromosome 12, ASM3414082v1 genomic window:
- the LOC107278654 gene encoding uncharacterized protein isoform X2: protein MATLLSPSPASGSSSSSDGGGARRLSELLEEQQEPFSLHLFLLDKGCSPALLDAACWPAAARAMRRRRRRPASALLSVILSKFLPRGAAAAKKVGGKRQQQQQPAAAAAIGEDDMEDEEEEEEEKQLSPVSVLEQSPFQPPASPAYSKKAIVIFRELLAAAYTPALPDHPVNNHTASSPSTSSSSSSSSSAAASRYWEEEEKLEAEIAKVHGLIAAEMAAGWSVCPVGDARRRVGAELAAAVLESLTEEAAAALMLTWSNGRPRCDDDDDDDAIDDDASV, encoded by the exons ATGGCGACCctcctctcgccgtcgccggcgtcgggaagcagcagcagcagtgatggcggcggcgcccgccgccTTTCAGAGCTGCTGGAGGAGCAGCAGGAGCCCTTTTCCCTCCACCTCTTTCTCCTCGACAAGGGCTGCTCCCCCgccctcctcgacgccgcctgctggccggccgccgcgcgggcgatgaggcggcggcgacggcgaccggcgagcgCGCTTCTCAGCGTCATCCTCTCCAAGTTTCTACCGcgtggcgccgcggcggccaagAAGGTTGGCGggaagcggcagcagcagcagcagccggctgcggcggcggccatcggcgAGGACGACAtggaagacgaggaggaggaggaggaggagaagcagctGAGCCCCGTCTCCGTGCTGGAGCAGAGCCCGTTCcagccgccagcgtcgcctgcCTACTCGAAAA AGGCCATAGTCATCTTCAGGGAGCTCCTGGCGGCGGCCTACACGCCGGCATTACCCGACCACCCCGTCAACAACCACACAGCaagctcgccgtcgacgagctcctcctcctcctcctcctcctccgccgccgcctcacgctactgggaggaggaggagaagctcgaggcggagatcgccaaggtGCACGGCCTCATCGCCGCCGAGATGGCGGCCGGGTGGAGCGTGTGCCCCGtcggcgacgcgcggcggcgcgtcggcgccgagctcgccgccgccgtgctggagTCCCTgacggaggaggccgcggcggcgctgatGCTGACGTGGAGCAACGGACGGCCGCGAtgcgatgatgacgacgacgacgacgccatcgaCGACGATGCGAG
- the LOC107278654 gene encoding uncharacterized protein isoform X1, which yields MATLLSPSPASGSSSSSDGGGARRLSELLEEQQEPFSLHLFLLDKGCSPALLDAACWPAAARAMRRRRRRPASALLSVILSKFLPRGAAAAKKVGGKRQQQQQPAAAAAIGEDDMEDEEEEEEEKQLSPVSVLEQSPFQPPASPAYSKKAIVIFRELLAAAYTPALPDHPVNNHTASSPSTSSSSSSSSSAAASRYWEEEEKLEAEIAKVHGLIAAEMAAGWSVCPVGDARRRVGAELAAAVLESLTEEAAAALMLTWSNGRPRCDDDDDDDAIDDDARCVVVAEQSCW from the exons ATGGCGACCctcctctcgccgtcgccggcgtcgggaagcagcagcagcagtgatggcggcggcgcccgccgccTTTCAGAGCTGCTGGAGGAGCAGCAGGAGCCCTTTTCCCTCCACCTCTTTCTCCTCGACAAGGGCTGCTCCCCCgccctcctcgacgccgcctgctggccggccgccgcgcgggcgatgaggcggcggcgacggcgaccggcgagcgCGCTTCTCAGCGTCATCCTCTCCAAGTTTCTACCGcgtggcgccgcggcggccaagAAGGTTGGCGggaagcggcagcagcagcagcagccggctgcggcggcggccatcggcgAGGACGACAtggaagacgaggaggaggaggaggaggagaagcagctGAGCCCCGTCTCCGTGCTGGAGCAGAGCCCGTTCcagccgccagcgtcgcctgcCTACTCGAAAA AGGCCATAGTCATCTTCAGGGAGCTCCTGGCGGCGGCCTACACGCCGGCATTACCCGACCACCCCGTCAACAACCACACAGCaagctcgccgtcgacgagctcctcctcctcctcctcctcctccgccgccgcctcacgctactgggaggaggaggagaagctcgaggcggagatcgccaaggtGCACGGCCTCATCGCCGCCGAGATGGCGGCCGGGTGGAGCGTGTGCCCCGtcggcgacgcgcggcggcgcgtcggcgccgagctcgccgccgccgtgctggagTCCCTgacggaggaggccgcggcggcgctgatGCTGACGTGGAGCAACGGACGGCCGCGAtgcgatgatgacgacgacgacgacgccatcgaCGACGATGCGAGGTGTGTGGTTGTTGCTGAACAGAGTtgctggtga